In Pseudomonadota bacterium, one genomic interval encodes:
- a CDS encoding prohibitin family protein, giving the protein MRDAVLFAVTLLTTALFLTGARVGTTLLARGCLGIAMGLLSAGLVAACWVEVPPGAVGAVYDPLAGGIQSVDLSAGWHLVRPWAHVQPWSVRTQEYTMSSKHDDGAVAGDDAMVCQTTEGLQVRIDVTVLFHIEPGDAHQLWKTVGSNYINTIVRPATREAVRTVVSQYPIMSIYSNASAVETKDGDGVVSFPGKRREVEQGIQTALAPSFESKGIRLERVLLRNVDYVSKEYEAAIVSKQVAQQQVLAQQFLLQIEKIKAQQKVVQSEGQAEAIRLRGIALRANRGVLDYEFVRRLPNDLDVTVLPGGNSVIMNLPQGAAPPPQHPGHQ; this is encoded by the coding sequence ATGCGCGACGCCGTGCTGTTCGCTGTCACGCTTCTCACCACCGCCCTGTTCCTGACCGGTGCGCGGGTGGGCACGACTCTTCTGGCGCGTGGGTGCCTGGGAATCGCCATGGGCCTTCTCAGCGCGGGGCTGGTGGCCGCCTGCTGGGTCGAGGTTCCCCCCGGCGCCGTGGGGGCGGTGTACGACCCGCTCGCGGGCGGCATCCAGAGCGTCGATCTCTCGGCCGGCTGGCATCTGGTGAGGCCGTGGGCGCACGTGCAGCCGTGGAGCGTGCGCACCCAGGAGTACACCATGAGCAGCAAGCACGATGACGGCGCGGTGGCCGGCGATGACGCCATGGTGTGTCAGACCACCGAGGGTCTGCAGGTGCGCATCGACGTCACGGTGCTGTTCCACATCGAGCCGGGCGACGCTCACCAGCTCTGGAAGACCGTGGGGTCGAACTACATCAACACCATCGTGCGCCCCGCCACGCGTGAGGCGGTGCGCACCGTCGTCAGCCAGTACCCCATCATGTCGATCTACAGCAACGCCAGCGCTGTCGAGACGAAGGACGGGGATGGGGTCGTCTCGTTCCCCGGCAAGCGCCGCGAGGTCGAGCAGGGCATTCAGACGGCCCTGGCGCCGAGCTTCGAGTCGAAGGGAATCCGGCTCGAGCGGGTGCTGCTGCGCAACGTCGATTACGTCTCGAAGGAGTACGAGGCGGCCATCGTGAGCAAGCAGGTGGCCCAGCAACAGGTGCTGGCCCAGCAGTTCCTGCTGCAGATCGAGAAGATCAAGGCCCAGCAGAAGGTCGTGCAGTCAGAGGGGCAGGCCGAGGCCATTCGCTTGCGCGGCATCGCCCTGCGCGCCAATCGCGGCGTGCTCGACTATGAGTTTGTGCGTCGGTTGCCCAACGACCTCGATGTGACGGTTCTTCCCGGCGGCAACAGCGTGATCATGAACCTGCCGCAGGGAGCGGCTCCCCCTCCGCAGCACCCAGGCCACCAGTAG